A stretch of DNA from Thermovirga sp.:
AAATGGAACAGGAAGGCCGGAAAACCTTTGAGGGTTTCGGTCTTCGGGAAGAGCTCCTCGGAGCCATGAACGCAAAGGGTTTCACCGAACCCATGCCGGTCCAGACCGCCGTGCTCGAACGGGACGATCTCGATGTCGACCTGATCGTACGAGCCAGGACTGGCTCCGGGAAGACCCTCGCCTTTTTGCTTCCCCTTATGAACAACCCGGACTTAGACCGATCAAGGCCGGGAGTGCTGATAATCTCCCCAACGAGGGAACTGGCCCTCCAGATCTCCCGCGAGGCGGAGTGGCTCTCCAGGCGGATCGACTGCGCCTGTGCCACCTTGGTGGGCGGTATGGATATGTCAT
This window harbors:
- a CDS encoding DEAD/DEAH box helicase; amino-acid sequence: MEQEGRKTFEGFGLREELLGAMNAKGFTEPMPVQTAVLERDDLDVDLIVRARTGSGKTLAFLLPLMNNPDLDRSRPGVLIISPTRELALQISREAEWLSRRIDCACATLVGGMDMS